The following coding sequences lie in one Lolium perenne isolate Kyuss_39 chromosome 2, Kyuss_2.0, whole genome shotgun sequence genomic window:
- the LOC127330469 gene encoding 12-oxophytodienoate reductase 1, with the protein MEPISLLTPYKMGQLDLSHRIVLAPLTRQRSYGNIPQPHAAVYYAQRATPGGFLITEATGVSDTAQGYHNTPGIWTPEHVEAWKPIVAAVHAKGAVIFCQIWHSGRVSSYELQPGGKAPVSSTEKGVGPQMSFDGRLEQFSPPKKLTVEEIPMIVDDFRKAAKNAIDAGFDGVEIHGAFGYIIDQFLKDNPNDRTDEYGGSLENRCRFALEVVEAIAKEIGGDRVGIRFSPFADYMECHDSDPHSLALYISTKLNDHHILYIHMIEPRMAIVEGRHVVPKRLLPYREVFKGAFIANGGYDGAEGNKVIAEGYADLVSFGRLFLANPDLPKRFEVGAELNNYDRMTFYTPDPIVGYTDYPFLE; encoded by the exons ATGGAGCCCATCTCTCTCCTGACGCCATACAAGATGGGCCAGCTCGACCTCTCCCATAG GATCGTGCTAGCCCCGCTCACCCGCCAGCGCTCCTACGGGAACATTCCACAGCCGCACGCAGCTGTATACTACGCGCAGCGGGCAACGCCCGGCGGCTTCCTGATCACGGAGGCCACAGGCGTCTCCGACACGGCCCAGGGGTACCACAACACCCCGGGGATCTGGACGCCGGAGCACGTCGAGGCGTGGAAGCCCATCGTCGCCGCCGTccacgccaagggcgctgtgatcTTCTGCCAGATTTGGCACTCGGGCCGCGTGTCCAGCTATGAGCTCCAGCCCGGTGGGAAGGCGCCGGTGTCCAGCACGGAGAAGGGAGTGGGACCGCAGATGAGCTTCGATGGGAGGCTCGAGCAGTTTTCACCACCGAAGAAACTCACGGTAGAGGAGATTCCCATGATCGTGGATGATTTCAGGAAGGCCGCCAAGAACGCCATCGACGCGG GTTTCGACGGCGTGGAGATTCACGGCGCCTTTGGGTACATCATCGACCAGTTCCTTAAGGACAACCCCAATGACCGCACCGACGAGTATGGCGGTAGCCTCGAGAATCGATGCCGCTTCGCTCTTGAGGTGGTCGAGGCAATCGCGAAGGAGATCGGCGGCGACCGAGTCGGCATCAGATTCTCCCCCTTTGCCGACTACATGGAATGCCACGACTCCGACCCTCACTCCCTCGCGCTCTATATCTCCACCAAGCTCAACGACCACCACATCCTCTACATTCACATGATCGAGCCGAGAATGGCAATCGTGGAGGGACGACATGTGGTGCCGAAGCGGCTGCTGCCGTATAGGGAGGTGTTCAAGGGTGCCTTCATCGCCAACGGTGGGTACGATGGCGCTGAGGGGAACAAGGTGATCGCCGAGGGTTATGCCGACCTAGTGTCCTTCGGGCGGCTGTTCCTGGCAAACCCAGACCTGCCAAAGAGGTTTGAGGTCGGGGCAGAGCTAAACAACTATGACAGGATGACCTTCTACACCCCGGACCCTATCGTCGGCTACACCGACTACCCGTTCCTCGAATAG